One genomic segment of Gemmatimonadota bacterium includes these proteins:
- a CDS encoding dihydroxy-acid dehydratase gives MSSSLRSAHWFGPRDKVGFIHRSWMKNQGLPDHVFDGRPVIGICNTWSELTPCNAHFRTIAERVRRGVYEAGGFPVEFPVMSLGEPLMRPTTMLFRNLVSMDVEETIRANPLDGVILLVGCDKTTPALLMGAASCDLPTLAISGGPMLNGRFRGRNIGSGTDVYKFSDEVRAGTMSEEEFLEAESCMNRSTGHCMTMGTASTMASVVEALGLGMPGNAAIPAADARRMKLAHEAGSRVVEMVREDLRMSRIVTRKALENAIRVVGAVGGSTNSVVHLLAIAGRLGVDLSLQDWDKLGCDIPCIVNLMPSGQYLMEDFYYAGGLPAVIRELGDLIHRDARTVNGRTIGENTAGAPCHDRDVIRTLDAPLAPTGGLAVLRGNLCPDGAIIKPSAASPGLMRHRGRAVVFENIEDLHDRIDDPELDVEADDVLVLKNCGPKGYPGMAEVGNMPLPSKLLQRGVTDMVRISDARMSGTAFGTVVLHTAPEAAAGGTLALVQDGDMIALDVERRRLELEVPDDELARRRARWSPPVPVMDRGYCRLYVDHVLQADRGVDFDFLVGGSGAPVARDSH, from the coding sequence ATGTCATCGTCTCTTCGCAGCGCCCACTGGTTCGGCCCCAGAGACAAAGTGGGGTTCATTCATCGAAGCTGGATGAAGAACCAGGGGCTTCCGGACCATGTCTTCGACGGCCGGCCCGTCATCGGCATCTGCAACACCTGGTCGGAACTGACGCCGTGCAATGCCCATTTCCGTACCATCGCGGAGCGGGTACGCCGGGGTGTCTACGAAGCAGGCGGGTTCCCGGTGGAGTTTCCCGTCATGTCCCTGGGCGAGCCCCTCATGCGGCCCACCACCATGCTCTTCCGCAACCTGGTCAGCATGGACGTCGAAGAGACCATCCGAGCCAATCCCCTCGACGGGGTCATCCTGCTCGTCGGTTGCGACAAGACCACCCCGGCCCTGCTCATGGGCGCGGCGAGCTGCGACCTGCCCACGCTGGCCATCTCGGGCGGGCCCATGCTCAACGGCCGGTTCAGGGGACGGAATATCGGGTCCGGTACGGACGTCTACAAGTTCAGCGACGAGGTGCGCGCCGGGACGATGAGCGAGGAGGAGTTCCTCGAAGCGGAATCCTGCATGAACCGGTCCACGGGACACTGTATGACCATGGGCACGGCCTCCACCATGGCCAGCGTCGTGGAGGCGCTGGGCCTGGGCATGCCCGGCAACGCCGCCATCCCCGCGGCCGACGCCCGGCGGATGAAGCTGGCCCACGAAGCGGGCTCGCGCGTGGTGGAGATGGTCCGGGAGGATCTGCGCATGTCCCGCATCGTCACGCGCAAGGCCCTGGAAAACGCCATCCGGGTCGTCGGAGCCGTCGGGGGTTCCACCAATTCGGTCGTGCACCTGCTGGCCATCGCGGGCCGCCTCGGCGTCGATCTCTCTCTGCAGGACTGGGACAAACTGGGTTGCGACATCCCGTGCATCGTGAACCTGATGCCGTCGGGGCAGTACCTGATGGAAGATTTCTACTACGCGGGCGGATTGCCGGCCGTGATCCGCGAACTGGGCGACCTGATCCATCGCGACGCCCGGACCGTGAACGGCAGGACCATAGGGGAGAACACGGCGGGCGCACCCTGTCACGACCGGGACGTGATCCGGACGCTGGACGCTCCATTGGCTCCGACCGGAGGACTCGCCGTGCTCCGGGGCAACCTGTGTCCCGACGGCGCCATCATCAAGCCCTCGGCGGCGTCGCCCGGACTGATGCGGCACCGCGGCCGCGCCGTGGTATTCGAAAACATCGAAGACCTCCACGACCGTATCGACGATCCGGAACTGGACGTGGAAGCGGATGACGTCCTGGTGCTTAAAAACTGCGGACCGAAGGGATATCCGGGCATGGCCGAAGTGGGGAACATGCCCCTGCCGTCGAAACTGCTGCAACGGGGCGTCACGGACATGGTCCGCATATCCGACGCGCGCATGAGCGGCACGGCCTTCGGCACCGTCGTACTCCACACGGCGCCGGAAGCCGCCGCGGGCGGCACGCTGGCCCTCGTTCAGGACGGCGACATGATCGCGCTGGACGTCGAACGGCGCCGCCTCGAACTCGAAGTGCCCGATGATGAACTGGCCCGGAGGCGTGCCCGCTGGTCCCCTCCGGTACCCGTGATGGACCGGGGATACTGCCGGTTGTACGTGGACCACGTGCTCCAGGCCGACCGCGGCGTGGACTTCGATTTCCTGGTCGGCGGAAGCGGCGCGCCGGTGGCCAGGGATTCGCATTAG
- a CDS encoding DUF2953 domain-containing protein yields the protein MIPNFEPYLLIPVALLLSVLMLLAVPVTITFSVVRREGFSGRITFGWLFGLFRITPSLSTGAGRKRKRRRPVRAAAESAESGRADEPGGPEAPSASTSADGKADGKRAPWERLRRVLKTRGFVRGMLIFLRDMARCVRFVSLHVAGRFGLDNPCDTGRLWGTFCALTGLLHGTERVRLRVEPDFDEAVFELDGRGEIRIIPVALFLPFIRFFLAPATLRAAWSAARRTGRTGRTRRTGRTGRSG from the coding sequence TTGATCCCTAACTTCGAACCCTATCTGCTCATACCCGTCGCCCTCCTGCTCTCGGTGTTGATGCTACTGGCGGTTCCCGTGACGATCACCTTCTCGGTCGTTCGCCGGGAGGGTTTCTCGGGCAGGATCACGTTCGGGTGGCTGTTCGGACTGTTCCGCATCACCCCTTCCCTATCGACCGGCGCCGGCCGAAAACGAAAGCGCAGGCGTCCGGTCCGCGCGGCGGCTGAATCGGCCGAATCAGGTAGAGCGGACGAACCAGGCGGACCGGAGGCCCCGTCCGCGAGCACCTCGGCCGACGGAAAGGCCGATGGAAAACGTGCTCCGTGGGAACGCTTGCGCCGGGTACTGAAGACGAGGGGATTCGTCCGGGGTATGCTGATATTCCTGCGTGATATGGCCAGGTGCGTGCGTTTCGTGTCCCTGCACGTCGCGGGCCGTTTCGGGCTGGACAATCCCTGTGACACGGGCCGCCTCTGGGGCACTTTCTGCGCCCTTACCGGACTCCTCCACGGCACCGAGCGCGTGCGGCTGCGGGTCGAACCCGATTTCGACGAGGCGGTCTTCGAACTGGACGGCCGGGGCGAGATCCGCATCATCCCAGTCGCCCTGTTCCTTCCCTTCATTCGGTTCTTCCTTGCGCCCGCCACGCTGCGCGCGGCCTGGTCGGCGGCCAGGCGGACCGGGCGGACCGGGCGGACCAGGCGGACAGGGCGGACAGGGCGGTCCGGGTAA
- the msrA gene encoding peptide-methionine (S)-S-oxide reductase MsrA yields the protein MKAGQTGEAGQARQTGQTMRSGEIALATFAGGCFWCMEPPYDELDGVISTIAGYIGGTTPNPTYGQVTTGRTGHTEAMEVRYDPSKITYQELLDVFWVNIDPTVDDRQFCDRGDQYRAGIFYHDAEQKALAEASRQKIIDSGRFDRVVTEVTPASTFYRAEEYHQDYYIKNPLRYKFYRYNCGRDRRLEELWGD from the coding sequence ATGAAGGCCGGACAGACCGGCGAGGCCGGACAGGCCAGGCAGACAGGGCAGACCATGCGGTCCGGCGAAATCGCGCTGGCGACCTTTGCCGGGGGCTGTTTCTGGTGCATGGAGCCGCCCTACGACGAATTGGATGGCGTCATTTCGACCATCGCGGGTTATATCGGCGGAACAACGCCAAATCCCACTTACGGGCAGGTAACCACCGGCCGTACGGGACACACCGAAGCCATGGAGGTCCGTTACGACCCGTCGAAGATTACCTACCAGGAACTGCTGGACGTCTTCTGGGTGAACATCGATCCCACGGTGGACGACCGTCAGTTCTGTGACAGGGGCGACCAGTACCGTGCCGGGATCTTCTATCACGACGCCGAACAGAAAGCGCTGGCCGAGGCATCCAGGCAGAAGATCATCGATTCCGGCCGGTTCGACCGCGTGGTGACCGAGGTCACCCCGGCGTCGACGTTTTACCGGGCCGAAGAATACCATCAGGATTACTACATCAAGAACCCGTTGCGGTACAAGTTTTACCGGTACAACTGCGGCCGTGACCGCCGCCTTGAGGAACTGTGGGGCGACTGA
- a CDS encoding phytanoyl-CoA dioxygenase family protein has translation MRIHGGRDGGLQDRGEGAGAKHLGAVGRSRVDVRHHPAPLRVDFLRPPDGGHPAAADRPRIEFLSAKPVFKSSSVHFASPWHQDQAYWGGATKWSAWIALEDANAENGCLRVIPGSHRHQRDHASVRDARGFTNRVPDDELEGETIIEVEMKQGDVLVFHDRLLHSSHPNRSGRERWSFIPTYRNADVPDTSTVWTASKPMDAPGRRA, from the coding sequence ATCCGTATTCACGGTGGAAGAGATGGCGGCCTGCAAGACCGCGGCGAAGGAGCTGGTGCAAAACACCTCGGGGCCGTCGGGCGTTCACGTGTGGATGTGCGACACCATCCCGCCCCTCTTCGCGTCGATTTCCTGCGACCCCCGGATGGCGGCCATCCTGCGGCCGCTGATCGGCCGCGCATCGAGTTCCTCAGCGCAAAGCCCGTGTTCAAGTCCTCGTCGGTCCACTTCGCTTCGCCCTGGCACCAGGACCAGGCGTACTGGGGCGGCGCGACCAAGTGGTCCGCCTGGATCGCGCTCGAAGACGCGAACGCGGAAAACGGCTGCCTGCGGGTTATTCCCGGCTCCCATCGGCATCAACGGGATCATGCGTCCGTGCGGGACGCAAGGGGGTTCACGAACCGCGTCCCGGACGACGAACTCGAGGGCGAAACGATCATCGAAGTGGAAATGAAACAGGGGGACGTGCTGGTGTTTCACGACCGGCTGCTGCACAGTTCCCATCCGAACCGGTCCGGCCGGGAACGCTGGTCCTTCATCCCCACCTACCGGAACGCGGATGTGCCCGATACATCGACGGTA